The Amycolatopsis coloradensis sequence CACCTCGAAGGCCGAGACGGCGGGTCCGAGCCGCGATTGGCTGCAGTTCGCCGGCTCGCCCAAGGCCCGCGCGAAGATCCGGCAGTGGTTCGCCAAGGAACGCCGCGACGAGGCGATCGAAGGCGGCAAGGAGGCCATCACCAAGGAGGTCCGCAAGGTCGGCCTCCCGATTCAGCGGCTGGTCTCCGCCGAGTCGATGGGCGCGGTCGCCACCGAGCTGCGGCATCCCGACATCAGTTCGCTGTACGCGGCCGTCGGCGAGGGCCACACCAGCGCGAAGCACGTCGTGCAGCGGCTCGTCGCGCTCATCGGCGGGGTCGACGAGGCGGAGGAGGAGCTCGCCGAGCGCGCGACACCGTCCACGGTCACCCGCCGCCGCGGTTCGAACGACGTCGGTGTCGTGGTGAAGGGCGCCAGCGACATCTGGGCGAAGCTCGCCCGCTGCTGCACGCCGGTGCCCGGTGACGAGATCCTCGGTTTCGTCACCCGCGGCGGCGGTGTCAGCGTGCACCGGACCGACTGCACCAACGCCGACGACCTGCGGGCTCAGCCGGAACGGCTCGTCGAGGTCGAGTGGGCGCCGTCGGCGTCCTCGGTATTCCTTGTCGCGATCCAGGTCGAGGCGCTGGACCGGCACCGCCTGCTCTCGGACGTCACGAAGGTGCTCGCGGACGAGAAGGTCAACATCCTGTCCGCGTCGGTCACGACGTCACGCGACAGGGTGGCGGTCAGCCGGTTCTCGTTCGAGATGGGCGACCCGAAGCACCTCGGACACGTGCTGAAGGTGGTCCGAGGCGTCGAGGGTGTTTACGACGTATATCGGGTCACTTCGGCTTCGTGACCACTGGTGGGTCCCGGCTAAACCCGGACCCCGCCCCACCGCCGCCCTCAACGGACAGGCTTCGCCTGACTGATTGGATTCATGGATGACTGACGGGTTCGAGTTCACTCGCGGCGGCGAGGTCGCGCGGCTGACGTTCACCAGGCCGGAGAAGATGAACGCGATCACCTATGGGATGTGGTCGGCGATCCCGGACGTGGTGGCGCGGGTGGAGGCGGACCCGGCGATCAAGGTCCTCGTGCTGACCGGCGCGGGCGCGCACTTCTCGGCGGGCGCGGACATCAGCGAGTTCCGGGAACTGCGCTCCACCGCCGACGCGGCCGAGACCTACGACAAGGCCGTCGACGGAGCGGTGGCGGCGTTGACGGCGTCGCGGAAGCCGACCGTCGCGATGATCCAGGGCAACTGCATCGGCGGCGGATGCCAGATCTCGGTCGCCTGCGATTTCCGCTTCGCCGCGGAGGGCTCGCGCTTCGGCATCACGCCCGCGAAGCTCGGGATCGTCTACCACTTCGACTCGACCCGGCAGCTGGTCTCGCTGGTCGGTCCCGCGCACGCGAAGTACTTCCTGCTCTCGGGTGAACTCGTCGACGCGCGCCGGGCGCGGGAGATCGGGCTGCTGAACGACGTCTTCCCGGCCGATGAGCTGGAGGCCGCGACCGGGAAGTTCGTCGAGACGCTGGCGTCGCGTTCGCAGGCGTCGGTGCGCGGGATGAACCGGATCATCGAGAAGATCGTGGCGGGACAGCAGGAATCCGATGCCGAGGTCGACGAGATCCGGCTCGGTGCCCTGCACGGCGAGGACTACGCCGAGGGAGTGGCCGCGTTTCTGGC is a genomic window containing:
- a CDS encoding enoyl-CoA hydratase/isomerase family protein, which encodes MTDGFEFTRGGEVARLTFTRPEKMNAITYGMWSAIPDVVARVEADPAIKVLVLTGAGAHFSAGADISEFRELRSTADAAETYDKAVDGAVAALTASRKPTVAMIQGNCIGGGCQISVACDFRFAAEGSRFGITPAKLGIVYHFDSTRQLVSLVGPAHAKYFLLSGELVDARRAREIGLLNDVFPADELEAATGKFVETLASRSQASVRGMNRIIEKIVAGQQESDAEVDEIRLGALHGEDYAEGVAAFLARRPPKFTYR